In the genome of Streptomyces racemochromogenes, one region contains:
- the kdpB gene encoding potassium-transporting ATPase subunit KdpB, which produces MSTATPTRAPHEDLPTGHKPPTGRVGGGLFDPTQLVKSFPDAIRKLDPRVMIKSPVMFVVLIGSVVTTVLAVKDPTDWFGWAITAWLWLTTIFANLAEAVAEGRGKAQADTLRKAKTDSVARRLTKDGGEESVPGTELKIGDLVVCEAGDVIPGDGDVVEGVASVDESAITGESAPVIRESGGDRSAVTGGTKVLSDRIVVKITTKPGETFIDRMIALVEGAARQKTPNEIALNILLASLTIVFLLAVVTLQPFAIYAGAEQSMIVLTALLVCLIPTTIGALLSAIGIAGMDRLVQRNVLAMSGRAVEAAGDVSTLLLDKTGTITLGNRQASEFVTVKGTTEAELADAAQLSSLADETPEGRSIVVLAKEKYGLRERHQGELAHATWIEFTAQTRMSGVDVDGRQTRKGAAGSVITWVEEQGGQVGDDADLLANRISEAGGTPLLVAVKDDKGARVLGVIHLKDVVKEGMRERFDELRRMGIKTVMITGDNPLTAKAIAEEAGVDDFLAEATPEDKMALIKREQAGGKLVAMTGDGTNDAPALAQADVGVAMNTGTSAAKEAGNMVDLDSNPTKLIEIVEIGKQLLITRGALTTFSIANDVAKYFAIIPAMFAVVYPGLDKLNIMGLHSPESAILSAVIFNALIIIALVPLALKGVQYKPTSADKMLRRNLGLYGVGGLIAPFIGIKIIDLLITLIPGIG; this is translated from the coding sequence ATGAGCACCGCCACCCCGACCCGTGCCCCGCACGAGGACCTGCCCACGGGCCACAAGCCGCCGACCGGCCGCGTCGGCGGCGGCCTCTTCGACCCCACGCAGCTGGTCAAGTCCTTCCCCGACGCGATCCGCAAGCTCGACCCACGCGTCATGATCAAGTCGCCGGTCATGTTCGTCGTCCTCATCGGCTCGGTCGTGACCACCGTGCTGGCCGTCAAGGACCCGACGGACTGGTTCGGCTGGGCCATCACGGCCTGGCTGTGGCTGACCACGATCTTCGCCAACCTCGCCGAAGCCGTCGCCGAGGGCCGTGGAAAGGCGCAGGCCGACACCCTGCGCAAGGCCAAGACGGACTCCGTCGCCCGCCGCCTGACCAAGGACGGGGGCGAGGAGTCCGTACCGGGGACCGAGCTGAAGATCGGTGACCTGGTGGTCTGCGAGGCCGGGGACGTCATCCCCGGTGACGGTGACGTCGTCGAGGGCGTCGCCTCGGTGGACGAGTCCGCGATCACGGGCGAGTCCGCCCCGGTCATCCGGGAGTCCGGTGGCGACCGCAGCGCGGTCACGGGCGGTACGAAGGTCCTGTCGGACCGCATCGTCGTCAAGATCACGACGAAGCCCGGTGAGACGTTCATCGACCGCATGATCGCTCTGGTCGAGGGCGCGGCCCGGCAGAAGACCCCGAACGAGATCGCGCTGAACATCCTTCTCGCGTCCCTCACGATCGTCTTCCTGCTCGCGGTCGTCACGCTCCAGCCCTTCGCGATCTACGCGGGCGCCGAGCAGTCGATGATCGTGCTGACGGCCCTGCTGGTCTGCCTGATCCCCACCACCATCGGCGCGCTCCTCTCCGCGATCGGCATCGCCGGCATGGACCGCCTGGTCCAGCGCAACGTCCTGGCCATGTCCGGCCGGGCCGTCGAGGCCGCGGGCGACGTGTCGACGCTGCTGCTCGACAAGACGGGCACCATCACCCTGGGCAACCGTCAGGCCTCCGAGTTCGTAACCGTCAAGGGCACCACCGAGGCCGAACTGGCCGACGCCGCCCAGCTGTCCTCGCTGGCCGACGAGACCCCCGAGGGCCGTTCCATCGTCGTTCTGGCGAAGGAGAAGTACGGGCTCCGCGAGCGTCACCAGGGCGAGTTGGCGCACGCCACCTGGATCGAGTTCACCGCCCAGACCCGTATGTCGGGTGTGGACGTCGACGGCAGGCAGACCCGCAAGGGCGCGGCCGGTTCGGTCATCACCTGGGTCGAGGAGCAGGGCGGCCAGGTCGGCGACGACGCCGACCTCCTCGCGAACCGCATCTCGGAAGCGGGCGGTACACCACTACTCGTCGCCGTCAAGGACGACAAGGGCGCCCGCGTCCTCGGTGTGATCCACCTCAAGGACGTGGTCAAGGAGGGCATGCGGGAGCGGTTCGACGAGCTGCGCCGCATGGGCATCAAGACCGTCATGATCACCGGCGACAACCCGCTCACCGCGAAGGCCATCGCCGAAGAGGCCGGCGTCGACGACTTCCTCGCCGAGGCCACCCCCGAGGACAAGATGGCCCTCATCAAGCGGGAGCAGGCCGGCGGCAAGCTCGTCGCGATGACCGGTGACGGTACGAACGACGCCCCGGCGCTCGCGCAGGCGGACGTGGGCGTGGCCATGAACACCGGCACCTCCGCCGCCAAGGAGGCCGGGAACATGGTGGACCTGGACTCCAACCCCACCAAGCTCATCGAGATCGTCGAGATCGGCAAGCAGCTCCTCATCACCCGGGGCGCCCTGACCACCTTCTCGATCGCCAACGACGTCGCGAAGTACTTCGCGATCATCCCGGCCATGTTCGCCGTGGTCTACCCGGGCCTGGACAAGCTCAACATCATGGGCCTGCACTCGCCCGAATCGGCGATCCTCTCGGCCGTCATCTTCAACGCGCTGATCATCATCGCGCTCGTCCCGCTCGCCCTCAAGGGCGTGCAGTACAAGCCCACCAGCGCCGACAAGATGCTCCGCCGCAATCTGGGGCTGTACGGCGTGGGCGGTCTGATCGCCCCGTTCATCGGCATCAAGATCATCGACCTCCTCATCACCCTCATCCCCGGAATCGGCTGA
- a CDS encoding potassium-transporting ATPase subunit C, which translates to MNNSVGNTARLIGAGLRALLVLTVICGVIYPLAVTGIAQALFNDKANGSEIKDKSGNVVGSSLIGQTYNLPKQNPDDPEEAAKPDLKWFQPRPSNGLGANSVNTQYSLILSGATNRSADNGAVDGKCTKDAEEGTLCAQVVAAKEGVIADNSTAGYKVKPEDVPADAVTSSGSGLDPNISPAYAKLQVHRVAEQNKLDVKQVEKLVADHTTGRTLGFMGEPRVNVLELNTALKALTKS; encoded by the coding sequence ATGAACAACTCTGTAGGCAACACCGCACGGTTGATAGGCGCAGGCCTGCGCGCCCTGCTCGTCCTGACCGTGATCTGCGGGGTCATCTACCCGCTCGCCGTCACCGGCATCGCCCAGGCCCTCTTCAACGACAAGGCCAACGGCTCCGAGATCAAGGACAAGAGCGGCAACGTCGTCGGCTCCTCCCTCATCGGGCAGACCTACAACCTCCCGAAGCAGAACCCCGACGACCCGGAAGAGGCCGCGAAGCCGGACCTGAAGTGGTTCCAGCCGCGCCCCTCCAACGGCCTCGGCGCCAACAGCGTCAACACCCAGTACTCGCTGATCCTGTCGGGCGCCACCAACCGCTCCGCCGACAACGGGGCCGTGGACGGCAAGTGCACCAAGGACGCCGAGGAAGGCACCCTCTGCGCGCAGGTCGTCGCTGCCAAGGAAGGCGTCATCGCCGACAACTCCACGGCCGGCTACAAGGTCAAGCCCGAGGACGTCCCGGCCGACGCCGTCACCTCCTCCGGCTCCGGCCTGGACCCGAACATCTCCCCCGCGTACGCCAAGCTCCAGGTCCACCGGGTCGCCGAGCAGAACAAGCTCGACGTCAAGCAGGTCGAGAAGCTCGTCGCGGACCACACCACCGGCCGGACCCTCGGCTTCATGGGCGAACCCCGCGTCAACGTCCTCGAACTCAACACCGCCCTCAAGGCACTGACCAAGAGCTGA
- a CDS encoding response regulator, which yields MTRVLVVEDDPQLVRALKINLQARKFEVEEAPDGDSALRLAAARKPDVIVLDLGLPDMDGVDVIKGVRGWSRVPILVLSARHTSEDKIRALDAGADDYVTKPFSMDELLARLRAAARRQEPAGASRADEVSSVTTEEFTVDLVAKKVYRGDRTVRLTPTEWHLLEILITHPGRLITQARLLLEVWGPTYGENTNYLRVYMAQLRRKLEADPSHPRYLITEPGMGYRFEP from the coding sequence ATGACCCGGGTGCTGGTGGTGGAGGACGATCCCCAGCTCGTCCGCGCCCTGAAGATCAATCTCCAGGCGCGCAAATTCGAGGTCGAAGAGGCTCCGGACGGCGACTCGGCCCTGCGCCTGGCGGCCGCGCGCAAGCCGGACGTCATCGTGCTCGACCTCGGGCTGCCCGACATGGACGGCGTCGACGTGATCAAGGGTGTTCGCGGCTGGAGCCGCGTGCCCATCCTGGTGCTGTCCGCCCGCCACACCTCGGAGGACAAGATCCGGGCCCTGGACGCGGGCGCCGATGACTACGTGACGAAACCGTTCAGCATGGACGAGCTCCTGGCCCGCCTGCGGGCGGCCGCCCGCAGACAGGAGCCGGCAGGCGCCTCGCGGGCCGACGAGGTCTCCAGCGTCACGACCGAAGAGTTCACCGTCGACCTGGTCGCGAAGAAGGTGTACCGCGGCGATCGCACGGTACGCCTGACCCCGACCGAGTGGCACCTGCTGGAAATCCTCATCACCCACCCGGGCCGACTGATCACCCAGGCCCGACTGCTGCTGGAGGTCTGGGGCCCGACCTACGGCGAGAACACCAACTACCTGCGCGTCTACATGGCCCAGCTCCGGCGCAAACTGGAAGCGGACCCCTCGCACCCCCGGTACCTGATCACCGAACCGGGCATGGGATACCGCTTCGAACCCTGA
- a CDS encoding sensor histidine kinase — MGRGKLRIYLGAAPGVGKTYAMLSEAHRRVERGTDCVVGFVEHHSRPRTEVMLHGLELIERRELEYRGSTFTEMDVDAILARRPAVALVDELAHTNVPGSRNAKRWQDVEELLQAGIDVVSTVNIQHLESLGDVVETITGVRQRETVPDEVARRADQIELVDMSPQALRRRMAHGNVYKPDKVDAALSNYFRPGNLTALRELALLWVADRVDEYLQEYRGEHNIRSTWQARERIVVGLTGGPEGRTLIRRAARLAEKGAGGEVLAVYIAASDGLTAASPKELAVQRTLVEDLGGTFHHVIGDDVSDALLEFARGCNATQIVLGVSRRKSWQSVFSPGVSATVARESGPDLDVHIVTHDEAAKGRGLPVARGARLGRSRRIWGWLAGIGGPVLLTVLLNQLVPDLGLANDMLLFLTCTVAAALLGGLLPALASAAFGSLLLNYYFTPPLHQFTISDPKNIVAIAIFVGVAVSVASVVDLAARRTHQAARLRAESEILSFLAGSVLRGEDSLDALLERLRETFAMQSVVLLERTSEVDPWTTAASVGTGPVSRPEEADVDLPIGDNLALALTGRVLPAEDRRVLGAFGAQAAVVLDRQRLVDEAEKSRSLAEANRIRTALLAAVSHDLRTPLAGIKASVSSLRSDDVEWSDDDKAELLEGIEDGADRLAALIGNLLDMSRLNTGTVVPLIRETDLDEVVPMALGGVPEDRVELDIPETLPMVAVDRGLLERAVANIVENAVKYSPAGQPVNVSASALGSRVELRVVDRGPGVPDEAKDRIFEPFQRHGDAPRGAGVGLGLAVARGFTEAIGGTLTAEDTPGGGLTMVLTLPMAGGTPPVTADLPTSAVT; from the coding sequence ATGGGACGCGGCAAGCTCCGCATCTACCTCGGTGCGGCACCCGGCGTCGGCAAGACGTACGCGATGCTCTCCGAGGCGCATCGCCGGGTCGAGCGGGGCACCGACTGCGTCGTCGGATTCGTCGAGCACCACAGCCGGCCGCGGACCGAGGTAATGCTGCACGGGCTCGAGCTCATCGAGCGGCGTGAGCTGGAGTACCGCGGTTCCACGTTCACCGAGATGGACGTCGACGCGATCCTCGCCCGGCGCCCCGCCGTCGCGCTGGTGGACGAGCTCGCCCACACCAACGTGCCCGGCTCGCGCAACGCCAAGCGCTGGCAGGACGTGGAGGAACTGCTCCAGGCGGGCATCGACGTAGTCTCGACCGTGAACATCCAGCACCTGGAATCGCTGGGCGACGTGGTGGAGACGATCACCGGTGTCCGCCAGCGCGAGACCGTCCCCGACGAGGTGGCCCGGCGGGCGGACCAGATCGAGCTGGTCGACATGTCCCCGCAGGCGCTGCGGCGCCGTATGGCCCACGGCAACGTCTACAAGCCCGACAAGGTCGACGCGGCCCTCTCCAACTACTTCCGTCCCGGCAATCTGACCGCTCTGCGTGAGCTGGCGCTGCTGTGGGTGGCCGACCGGGTCGACGAGTACCTCCAGGAGTACCGGGGCGAGCACAACATCCGCTCCACCTGGCAGGCGCGCGAACGCATCGTCGTCGGCCTCACCGGCGGCCCCGAGGGCCGTACGCTCATCCGGCGCGCCGCCCGTCTCGCGGAGAAGGGCGCGGGCGGCGAGGTACTCGCCGTCTACATCGCCGCGAGCGACGGCCTCACCGCCGCCTCACCCAAGGAGCTGGCCGTCCAGCGAACCCTGGTCGAGGACCTGGGCGGCACCTTCCACCACGTCATAGGCGACGACGTCTCGGACGCGCTCCTGGAGTTCGCCCGCGGCTGCAACGCCACCCAGATCGTCCTCGGGGTCAGTCGCCGCAAGTCCTGGCAGTCCGTTTTCAGCCCCGGCGTCAGCGCCACCGTCGCCCGCGAATCGGGCCCGGACCTCGACGTCCACATCGTCACCCACGACGAGGCCGCCAAGGGCCGCGGCCTGCCCGTCGCGCGCGGCGCACGCCTTGGACGGTCCCGCCGCATCTGGGGCTGGCTGGCCGGTATCGGCGGCCCCGTCCTGCTCACCGTTCTGCTGAACCAGCTCGTCCCCGACCTCGGCCTCGCCAACGACATGCTGCTCTTCCTCACGTGCACGGTGGCGGCGGCACTCCTCGGCGGGCTGCTCCCCGCACTCGCCTCGGCGGCGTTCGGGTCCCTGCTCCTGAACTACTACTTCACGCCGCCGCTGCACCAGTTCACGATCTCCGACCCGAAGAACATCGTCGCCATCGCGATCTTCGTCGGTGTGGCGGTGTCGGTGGCCTCCGTGGTCGACCTCGCCGCCCGGCGCACCCACCAGGCGGCCCGGCTGCGCGCCGAGTCCGAGATCCTCTCCTTCCTCGCCGGCAGTGTCCTGCGGGGCGAGGACTCCCTCGACGCCCTCCTCGAACGGCTCCGTGAGACCTTCGCCATGCAGTCGGTCGTCCTGCTGGAACGCACCAGTGAAGTCGACCCCTGGACGACGGCGGCATCCGTCGGCACCGGTCCCGTCAGCCGTCCCGAGGAGGCGGACGTCGACCTGCCCATCGGCGACAACCTGGCGCTCGCCCTGACCGGCCGGGTCCTGCCCGCCGAGGACCGCCGCGTCCTCGGCGCCTTCGGCGCGCAGGCGGCCGTGGTACTCGACCGCCAGCGCCTCGTCGACGAGGCGGAGAAGTCGCGCTCACTCGCCGAGGCCAACCGCATCCGCACCGCACTGCTCGCCGCCGTCAGCCACGACCTGCGCACCCCGCTGGCCGGCATCAAGGCTTCCGTCAGCTCCCTGCGCTCCGACGACGTCGAATGGTCCGATGACGACAAGGCCGAACTCCTCGAAGGGATCGAAGACGGCGCCGACCGCCTAGCGGCCCTGATCGGGAACCTCCTCGACATGTCCCGCCTCAACACCGGCACCGTCGTACCGCTCATCCGCGAGACCGACCTCGACGAGGTCGTCCCCATGGCCCTGGGCGGCGTACCGGAGGACCGTGTCGAACTCGACATCCCCGAGACCCTTCCGATGGTCGCCGTCGACCGCGGTCTGCTGGAGCGGGCCGTCGCCAACATCGTCGAGAACGCGGTCAAGTACAGCCCTGCCGGCCAGCCCGTCAACGTCTCCGCCAGCGCTCTGGGGAGCCGCGTCGAACTACGGGTCGTCGACCGGGGCCCCGGCGTCCCGGACGAGGCCAAGGACCGCATCTTCGAACCCTTCCAACGCCACGGCGACGCCCCGCGAGGCGCCGGCGTCGGCCTCGGACTCGCCGTCGCCCGCGGCTTCACGGAGGCCATCGGCGGCACCCTCACCGCTGAGGACACCCCCGGCGGCGGCCTCACCATGGTCCTCACACTTCCCATGGCAGGCGGCACCCCGCCGGTCACCGCGGACCTGCCGACCTCTGCGGTCACCTGA
- a CDS encoding winged helix-turn-helix domain-containing protein, which translates to MTPVASAGAGQGPHPRHGLAPLLASAVRLSIVAALAAVEKAEFAYVRDLVEITDSALSKQVSRLEEAGWVTVEKGQVGRRPRTWLCLTEEGLAAYRRHVAALTAIAGPLY; encoded by the coding sequence ATGACGCCGGTGGCCTCGGCGGGTGCCGGGCAGGGCCCTCATCCGCGGCACGGACTCGCGCCCCTTCTGGCGTCGGCCGTGCGTCTGTCGATCGTCGCGGCCCTCGCTGCCGTGGAGAAGGCCGAGTTCGCCTACGTACGGGATCTCGTCGAGATCACCGACTCCGCCTTGTCGAAACAGGTCTCGCGCCTGGAGGAAGCGGGTTGGGTGACGGTCGAGAAGGGGCAGGTAGGACGCCGGCCACGGACCTGGCTGTGTCTGACCGAGGAGGGACTGGCCGCCTACCGGCGCCACGTCGCCGCGCTCACGGCAATCGCGGGTCCGCTGTACTGA
- a CDS encoding SDR family NAD(P)-dependent oxidoreductase: protein MPPDRLPAPSPHQSASSQRPVVTGATSGIGYETTRQLAERGATVLLHGRTPEESQAATDRLIATAGVCETGLLPLYGHEGAPAAEGARHVARLCDAATEIVNGAYYDRSERVAPAPAATEDRTVKRLNKLADLLVGHTV, encoded by the coding sequence GTGCCGCCGGACCGTCTTCCGGCTCCGTCGCCACACCAGTCTGCGTCCAGCCAGCGGCCAGTCGTCACCGGAGCCACCTCCGGCATCGGCTACGAGACCACCCGCCAGCTCGCCGAGCGCGGCGCCACCGTCCTCCTCCACGGCCGCACCCCCGAGGAGTCCCAGGCGGCCACCGACCGGCTGATCGCCACCGCCGGCGTGTGCGAGACCGGCCTCCTTCCGCTGTACGGACACGAGGGCGCGCCGGCCGCGGAAGGCGCCCGTCACGTCGCACGGCTCTGCGACGCGGCCACGGAGATCGTCAACGGCGCGTACTACGACCGCTCCGAGCGTGTCGCCCCGGCCCCCGCCGCCACCGAGGACCGCACCGTCAAGCGCCTCAACAAGCTCGCCGACCTCCTCGTCGGCCACACCGTCTGA
- the kdpF gene encoding K(+)-transporting ATPase subunit F produces the protein MSTETVVGIVVAVSLVGYLVLALFFPEKF, from the coding sequence GTGAGCACGGAGACTGTCGTAGGCATCGTCGTCGCGGTCAGCCTTGTCGGGTATCTGGTCCTGGCGTTGTTCTTCCCCGAGAAGTTCTGA
- a CDS encoding pirin family protein: MSNLDRQPALSACGGRGFVVAEPVRELLSPRTVKLGESTEVRRLLPNLGRRMVGAWCFVDHYGPDDIADEPGMQVPPHPHAGLQTVSWLHDGEVLHRDSTGSLATIRPRELGLMTSGRGISHSEESPRPHARLLHGAQLWVALPDAHRDVAPHFQHHADLPRVTAPGLDATVILGTLDTATSPGTAYTPIVGADLALAAGTETRLPLNPDFEYAVLSMSGEAHVDDVPVLPGSMLYLGCGRTELPLRAASDAGLMLLGGEPFEEEIVMFWNWIGRSHEEIAQAREDWMNGSRFGEVKGYDGPPIPAPELPPTHLKARGRVR, translated from the coding sequence ATGAGCAATCTCGATCGCCAGCCCGCTCTCTCCGCCTGCGGCGGCCGCGGCTTCGTCGTGGCCGAGCCGGTGCGCGAGCTCCTCAGCCCGCGCACGGTCAAGCTGGGGGAATCCACCGAGGTCCGCCGACTCCTGCCGAACCTGGGCCGCCGCATGGTGGGCGCCTGGTGCTTCGTCGACCACTACGGCCCGGACGACATCGCGGACGAACCCGGCATGCAGGTCCCGCCGCACCCCCACGCCGGGCTGCAGACCGTGAGCTGGCTGCACGACGGCGAGGTGCTGCACCGCGACAGCACGGGCAGCCTCGCCACGATCCGCCCGCGCGAGCTGGGCCTGATGACCTCCGGCCGGGGCATCAGCCACTCCGAGGAGAGCCCCCGCCCGCACGCCCGCCTCCTGCACGGCGCCCAGCTGTGGGTGGCCCTCCCCGACGCCCACCGCGACGTCGCCCCGCACTTCCAGCACCACGCCGACCTCCCCCGGGTCACGGCCCCCGGCCTGGACGCGACGGTGATCCTGGGCACCCTGGACACGGCGACCTCCCCGGGCACCGCGTACACCCCCATCGTCGGCGCGGACCTCGCCCTGGCCGCCGGCACCGAGACCCGCCTCCCCCTGAACCCGGACTTCGAGTACGCGGTCCTCTCCATGTCGGGCGAGGCCCACGTGGACGACGTCCCGGTCCTCCCCGGCTCGATGCTCTACCTGGGCTGCGGCCGCACCGAACTCCCCCTGCGCGCGGCCTCGGACGCGGGCCTGATGCTGCTGGGGGGCGAGCCGTTCGAGGAGGAGATCGTGATGTTCTGGAACTGGATCGGCCGCTCCCACGAGGAGATCGCCCAGGCCCGCGAAGACTGGATGAACGGGTCCCGATTCGGCGAGGTAAAGGGCTACGACGGCCCTCCGATTCCCGCCCCGGAACTGCCTCCAACCCACCTGAAAGCGCGGGGAAGGGTGCGTTGA
- a CDS encoding methyltransferase: MTTPFGSYELTRFPTDPRDRLRAWDAADEYLLRHLDAGTGERGPVDLAGAGQITVVGDRWGALTTALAAYRPAQITDSSLARAATEANLDRAGIGTSKSTVTLLTTRDAPPARIDVLLVRVPKSLALLEDQLHRLAPHLHAGTVVVGTGMVKEIHTSTLNLFEKILGPTRTSLAEKKARLIFCTPDPALLAAAGPSPWPVTYTVDEDGGSGAGLATVNHAGIFCADRLDVGTRFFLQSIPTNTDGARVVDLGCGNGVVGTAVQVADPDAEVVFTDESYQAVASARATYEANVRPGRRTAEFLVGDGVAMLAPSSVDLILNNPPFHSHQATTDATALRMFAQSRKALRTGGELWVVANRHMGYHTHLQRLFGNCEVAASEPKFVVLRAVKRESRPRPM; encoded by the coding sequence CTGACCACGCCTTTCGGCTCCTACGAACTCACCCGCTTCCCCACCGACCCCCGCGACCGGCTCCGCGCCTGGGACGCCGCCGACGAGTACCTGCTGCGCCACCTCGACGCCGGTACCGGCGAGCGCGGCCCGGTGGACCTGGCCGGCGCCGGGCAGATCACGGTCGTCGGCGACCGCTGGGGGGCGCTGACCACGGCCCTGGCCGCGTACCGCCCCGCCCAGATCACCGACTCCTCGCTGGCCCGCGCCGCGACCGAGGCGAACCTGGACCGGGCCGGCATCGGCACCTCCAAGTCCACGGTGACCCTGCTGACCACGCGGGACGCGCCGCCCGCGCGGATCGACGTACTCCTCGTCCGGGTGCCCAAGAGCCTGGCGCTGCTGGAGGACCAGCTGCACCGGCTGGCCCCGCACCTGCACGCGGGCACGGTCGTCGTGGGCACCGGCATGGTCAAGGAGATCCACACCTCCACGCTGAACCTCTTCGAGAAGATCCTCGGGCCGACGCGCACCTCGCTCGCCGAGAAGAAGGCCCGGCTGATCTTCTGCACCCCCGACCCGGCGCTGCTCGCCGCCGCCGGACCCTCGCCGTGGCCGGTGACGTACACGGTCGACGAGGACGGCGGCTCGGGGGCCGGGCTGGCGACGGTCAACCACGCCGGGATCTTCTGCGCGGACCGTCTGGACGTCGGCACCCGCTTCTTCCTCCAGAGCATCCCGACCAACACCGACGGCGCCCGGGTCGTGGACCTGGGCTGCGGCAACGGCGTCGTCGGCACGGCCGTGCAGGTGGCCGACCCGGACGCCGAGGTGGTCTTCACCGACGAGTCGTACCAGGCCGTCGCATCGGCCCGGGCCACGTACGAGGCCAACGTCCGCCCCGGCCGGCGGACGGCGGAGTTCCTCGTCGGCGACGGGGTGGCCATGCTGGCGCCCTCCTCCGTGGACCTGATCCTCAACAACCCGCCGTTCCACTCCCACCAGGCGACGACCGACGCGACGGCGCTGCGCATGTTCGCGCAGTCCCGCAAGGCGCTGCGCACGGGCGGGGAGCTGTGGGTGGTCGCCAACCGGCACATGGGCTACCACACGCACCTCCAGCGCCTGTTCGGGAACTGCGAAGTCGCCGCGAGCGAGCCGAAGTTCGTGGTGCTGCGGGCGGTCAAGCGCGAGTCGCGGCCCCGCCCCATGTGA
- a CDS encoding MerR family transcriptional regulator: protein MSTEAQTDGTQDAAQDAGGDRRYRREDVARAAGVKVRNLRYYQERGLLPPPRREGRIAWYSDDHLTRLRLISDLLGRGYTVNGIGELLAAWEHGGGLSELLGLERELTRDWVQEEPVTMTRAELRELFGPGATAEHTRRAAELGYVRLDGERVTYASRRLLEATVALVRQGVPLGEILDAGDFVQVQAAALADRFVALFRRHVIGMEGLGRLSASQLDHVREAVAALRPVAGEVVATEFARAMGRRVEAEVAELLRTEQ from the coding sequence GTGAGCACCGAGGCGCAGACGGACGGTACGCAGGACGCGGCGCAGGACGCCGGCGGGGACCGGCGCTACCGCCGGGAGGACGTGGCCCGCGCGGCGGGGGTCAAGGTGCGCAACCTGCGCTACTACCAGGAGCGCGGGCTGCTGCCCCCGCCCCGCCGCGAGGGCCGGATCGCCTGGTACTCCGACGACCACCTGACCCGGCTGCGGCTGATCAGCGACCTGCTGGGGCGCGGGTACACGGTCAACGGCATCGGCGAGCTGCTGGCCGCCTGGGAGCACGGCGGCGGACTGTCCGAACTGCTGGGCCTGGAGCGGGAGTTGACCCGGGACTGGGTGCAGGAGGAGCCGGTGACGATGACCCGGGCCGAGCTGCGCGAGCTGTTCGGCCCGGGGGCGACGGCCGAGCACACCCGGCGGGCGGCCGAGCTGGGCTACGTACGCCTGGACGGGGAGCGGGTCACGTATGCGAGCCGGCGGCTGCTGGAGGCGACGGTGGCGCTGGTGCGGCAGGGGGTGCCGCTCGGGGAGATCCTGGACGCGGGGGACTTCGTACAGGTCCAGGCGGCCGCGCTGGCGGACCGCTTCGTGGCGCTGTTCCGGCGGCACGTGATCGGCATGGAGGGGCTGGGGCGACTTTCGGCCAGTCAGCTGGATCATGTCCGGGAGGCGGTGGCGGCGCTGCGGCCGGTGGCCGGCGAGGTGGTGGCCACGGAGTTCGCCCGGGCGATGGGCCGCCGGGTGGAGGCGGAGGTCGCCGAACTGCTGCGTACGGAGCAGTAG
- a CDS encoding DUF6230 family protein: MANSPNLSESGPGSGAEPPGEELVRDGGRVRWRRFVLLTAPAVAVTAGLGIALAQGALAASFAVSGQQFKVSAKSLEGEGFAQYGSVDVNARQELIPVAVTAIKEAKLHELCQSVVTSLPVIGDISLNLTAGKKAPVEASNLFVDATQLAGDAEFTNIEIGRDASTLDKGPAEAQGMQDLFAQQADKVSISSLQQTAWATNAGTFKLSGLSMDISKGKKECF, from the coding sequence ATGGCAAATTCACCGAACTTATCCGAATCCGGGCCCGGATCCGGTGCCGAGCCGCCCGGCGAGGAGCTCGTCAGAGACGGCGGGCGGGTCCGCTGGCGCAGGTTCGTCCTGCTGACCGCCCCCGCCGTCGCGGTCACCGCCGGTCTCGGCATCGCCCTCGCCCAGGGTGCGCTCGCCGCCTCCTTCGCGGTGTCGGGCCAGCAGTTCAAGGTGTCGGCGAAGAGCCTGGAGGGCGAGGGCTTCGCCCAGTACGGCAGCGTCGACGTCAACGCCCGTCAGGAGCTGATCCCGGTGGCGGTCACCGCCATCAAGGAGGCCAAACTGCACGAGCTGTGCCAGTCGGTGGTCACCAGCCTCCCCGTCATCGGGGACATCTCGCTCAACCTGACGGCCGGCAAGAAGGCCCCCGTCGAGGCCTCCAACCTGTTCGTGGACGCCACCCAGCTCGCCGGCGACGCCGAGTTCACGAACATCGAGATCGGGCGCGACGCCTCCACCCTCGACAAGGGTCCGGCGGAGGCCCAGGGCATGCAGGACCTGTTCGCCCAGCAGGCGGACAAGGTCAGCATCAGCAGTCTCCAGCAGACGGCGTGGGCGACCAACGCCGGCACCTTCAAGCTCTCCGGGCTGAGCATGGACATCAGCAAGGGCAAGAAGGAATGCTTCTGA